From Klebsiella electrica, the proteins below share one genomic window:
- the citX gene encoding citrate lyase holo-[acyl-carrier protein] synthase produces the protein MSVDTPARAGASVETELATKAQRAARQAEWLGHYQQPVIALTLVTPGAVKDSIRYRNMMGVALQACDQLLWKRRWKTLDRQVLWLPTGPEALWCVEHSASEVKALCTELLQTHPLGRLWNIEVICPQQGRQVQDESTRRCLLCDDAAQTCESLHRHDDEEVVARVEQMIDAWFARD, from the coding sequence ATGTCTGTGGATACTCCCGCCCGTGCGGGCGCCAGCGTAGAAACCGAGCTGGCGACGAAAGCGCAGCGTGCAGCGCGCCAGGCCGAGTGGCTTGGCCATTATCAACAACCGGTCATTGCGCTGACGCTGGTGACGCCGGGCGCGGTAAAAGACAGCATCCGCTATCGCAATATGATGGGCGTGGCGCTGCAGGCCTGCGACCAGCTGTTGTGGAAGCGCCGCTGGAAAACGCTGGACCGTCAGGTGCTGTGGTTGCCAACCGGGCCGGAGGCGCTGTGGTGCGTTGAGCATTCTGCCAGCGAGGTCAAGGCGCTATGCACGGAGCTGCTACAGACTCATCCGCTTGGCCGCTTATGGAATATCGAAGTGATTTGTCCGCAACAAGGCCGGCAGGTGCAGGATGAAAGTACGCGCCGTTGCCTGCTGTGCGATGATGCCGCTCAGACCTGCGAGAGCCTGCATCGCCATGATGACGAAGAGGTTGTCGCCCGCGTTGAGCAGATGATCGATGCGTGGTTTGCCCGCGATTAA